Part of the Thunnus maccoyii chromosome 17, fThuMac1.1, whole genome shotgun sequence genome, CAAAAATTTAAATCACAAAGGCAAAGTATTTAGCCGGTTCTCCTGAGGTTATGAAAGAAACAGTTTAGTGGGACTTTCTCTTCTCCAGTTGTCTTCTCACAGACAGGTTTTCATGAGGAGTTAGCTGCATCTGCTGGGCTCAGACTGCCTCAGACAGTGTTAGTGATTCCTCTTTATCTTCCTGAAGGACTCCATCCATCCTCCAGCAGGCTCTACTTTGAATACTTCAGGGCCAGCTgcacaggaaataaaacaacacaaaatatcttcattgtaataaaaacaatataaacacatattCAAATCTGAACTCTCATATTTTCAACAGCaatggaagaagtactcagatcctttacttaagtaaaagtaccaataaatCAAcgtaaaaaatactccatcacgagtaaaagtcctgcatgaaaactCTGCAACTGCAACTGCAACTCTAAAACTGCAACTCTacaactgcagtaaaagtacataagtattatgagcttgatgtagttaaagtattgcagtaaaagtacataagtattatgagcttgatgtagttaaagtattgcagtaaaagtagtggtttggtccctctgactgatatattattatatatgacatcattagattattaatagtgaagcatcagtgttagagcagcatgttactgttgtagctgctggaggtggagctagtttacactacttatatatacagttagctagtttagtccagtggttcccaacgtAGGGGTCACCATATAAATCagaggggtcgtgagatgattctgatacataaatctattttcagttttttgactttttctctaatctttgatttttgctgaaatattggatcatttgaaaatgtattgaaatgaaaccatttgagaagtttagagggaaaaatcactatttggtggagctgttaacaactcatagacatctgaaatgtgaccccgactaagacgtcaaaagccaaaaaggttggaaaccactggtttcatctttaacaatgtgttgtattttaaaagcttgttacattatccattgtgtcaaatcttcatctgaagagtaactaaagctgtcaaataaatgtagtggagtagaaagtacaatatttcactctgaaatgtagtggagtggaagtataaagtagcatcacatggaaatactcaagtaaagtacaagtacctcaaaattgtacttaagtacagtacgCGAGTAAATGTAGCTATTTAGTCACTTTCCACTacttattataaattatttatctTGTAGAAAAGGTGTATGACGTTGAAACATCTGCATGTTGAGGTAACCTTGTGAGCAGTGTCTGCAAACTGCTGGGCTTTGTGCATCAGCTCCACAGTCTTGTCCTCAGCACGAGTTAATCTGTCACCACGCTCCCCAAGAGCAACATTCACTCTGTGAACTACATTACCCATAGTGCTCCCTCTGACACGCTGCCCAGGCTGACCTGTTCATACATACAAAAGAAGAGAAACGTGTAAATGAAAATTCATTCAGGCAAACAGTCAGTGTATCACAAgtgataaattaataaaatacagtttagaACAGACTTTCTCACTAATAAATACGTTTCCTCCAAGTGCCAAAAAAGGTTGTGAAAGTGGTAACAGATAAAAGGTCAGAGGGTCATCAGATACATTTAGGGTTCATCCTCTAGGGACTGTCAATAAGCATTCTGACCTTACAGTGGTGCCAGCATCACTGAAGTCATGTGGGACCATGAATATGCAGACGACATGTCATGGCAATCTGTTCCAGACAaagatatctcaacaactagtGGCCATAGTGTTGACAGACTGAAGAGTGTGAAACATCACAGACCAGCTAGGTTGGTTGATGAGTGTGTCAGTATGACAATGTGAAAAGTTCCTGCTAGCTTCAAATATATTTCAGattaaattgtaataaaaataagattatAATAGATAATGGCCCCATAGAAGTCCTATTTACCAGCTCAGCATTCTGCTGAAATTCAAGTAAATTTACTGAACCCTGAGTCAGTAAGAGGTTATTCCCCTGTCTGATTCACTGAAGCATCATTATGTTTTATCAGTTGTACCATGTGTCACAGGTCGACTGAGGTTAAGCATGTTGCAGTGCTGTTGAAGTGTAATTTGGTGCCTTGCTGCAGCCTGGCACCTCTCCCACCCATTACACTGCCCCTGTCAGTGGGTTCAATGGTGCACCGTGCTCCCTCTCAGTCTCAGTGCTCCGGGCTTCCTAAAGACGAGCCATTGTATTGACCTCCCCGAAATAAACAAAGTCTTCTCTCATCTGACCGTCACATCACAGAGCACAGAGAAgcctttctgctgctgcagagaggTGCAGCACAGTGAGGACAATAGACAAAAAGGCAGCAGGGAAAATAACCCAGAGAGACACAAGCCCAGGATAATATGACCTGTGACAGGAAGTTGTTTTGGGTCTCAGAATAAAGAATAAGATGACATTCAAAATCCTAAATATCTATGAGAAAAGAGAGTAAAAACCAAAGCAGTCTTCCTGTGATCATTGACTCCATTAAGCACCTTGGACTGGAGATGCTAAAGCACTCCGAtacctcttctctctctgctaaATATCCATTTAGTGGTGAAGCTAGGAATTCTGGGCAACCTGAGAGAACATTACTCTCCGCCTCCTCACTAAAGGCTGGTCTCACAGGCTTTTGATGATACGTATTGATTAAGATCAATACAGCAATCTATAATGGCTCCATAATGGCAGGTCACTCATGTATTTTTacgcttcaagtctattttcctccatttttccGCCTTACTATAGTGGTTATGTTTTGGGCTTTGAGCACTGCCAAAACACAGGTGGCCTACAATTAAATACTGTGCCTGAACATATCCTGTATAGacagactgaagctgctgctgctctgctaatgtGATGCCTACACTACACCTCCTGCACTGGCATGGAGTAATATAACATTGATTTAATTCTGTATCCATTTCAAAAAAGGTCATCATTTCCTGAGGCTCATTCAGTATCTCAAAATACATAGGAAATGGTTTGTTGCAACATTTGAAACATTGTTGCAACTGTTAGACAAAGATGAGTAACACTCTTTGGCAATATCAGTGTCACAAAAAGACATGATGCGTCGAGAACGGAAATTAACGCCAGGAGAAACAGTTAGCATCTGGCACGCCTTACAGTGTCCTGACAAAAATACTAGCATGTAAGAATGTTTCCCCCCATTTCTTGCCTAGTTGACATTTGCCATTAGACCAAATTAATACAACATATGGGTGTGACGTCACCCTCTGCTCGCACATGCCTGCTGTTCGCCCACTCACCCTCCCTCTACTGACTGGGAAGGAAAAAGACAGCAGTGTTTATCCTTTACACAACTAAATAGGTAAGAAGATACATTCTGGTAAAGTGTCATTGTTTTAGCTTTCATATCTCTGCTCATATTAAAAGTTAAGTCGGTCAAGTCTGTGGGCAGCTCTGGCTCGGAGGGAGggcgggtcatccactaatcggagGGTCAGTGGTttgatccccagctcctccagtccacatgtcaaggtgtccttgggcaagatagTGAACCCCAGattgtgtgtaagtgtatgtgGGTGAGCACAGAAACACTGTGGGGTACTTTGGATAGGAAGCACTATAtcactcctgatgagcaggttggcgccctgcatggcagcctctgccatcattgtatgaacgtgtgtgtgaatgggtgaatgttggcatgtgttgtaGAGTGCTTTGAGTGGTGGATAAGACTAGAAAAACACTATATAGATGCAGTCCATTTAAGTTCCAAAAAgactggatcctacacttcccataatgcaaccaatTGTAAttatattgaaatgtatttattgggaccatgtacagtgttaaacataaatgttaacatttgatgtactgcaccagagttagcttataactaattttcatctgcagtcccttacaattaaaacatataacagcacaataacaaacagtacaaagcaaaaaacacacaggacacattatacaaaatacaaagctacacacaatagcacatcacatacacccacaatgtcaactagaaattaataatgtaaacttgtcaaattaaagcaGGATTATTTGAGATTttatgagaagaccatgagatgaaatttagattcagtggttacagagctgagtagtttttagcaatCTAGATCCTCCATACCCAGTAAACCcatcacatttttcaaactCTACACCCCTAGTTTGTAAAACAGACTTTCTGTTACAAATATGAAGTCTCTGGGCTTGACCTAAGATAACCTTGATGACCAATTAACTGATCTTTTATGTAAATTTGGAAGAGTTCCCCTTCAGTCACCACCTTACCTCGACTGTGTGAATGACTTTGGTTTGCAACCATCATATTCTTCACACGATTCAAGAAGGCTTTGCAGCGGTAGATGACCAAATTCATGGTGCAGGCATCTGGTAGGACGAGGACAAAATGTTACAACAACGGACATAAAGAAAGCGATTTCCAGAGCATCATAAACCTTAAAAGTCATATACCTCCTGTGAGTTTGGACTGGCAGTTGATGAACTCTGCCTGTTTGGGCGGAATGTAGCTCTTCCGTCGGGCCTGCAGGGTTCTGGATGCAGAGGCGGGTGAGTCACTGGGCCCAGCTCTGACCTCATGATGAGCGCCCTGGCTCACTCTCCTCTGATTGCTAACTTTGCCCAGTTTCCCAGCCTTGCCCAGACTCCCTG contains:
- the stxbp6l gene encoding syntaxin binding protein 6 (amisyn), like: MNIQSSINKEVFIPRDERMLVAVEVKRRQRKRMSFLPTGAKGNYATFICVSVTNTRPHQLFITKVKQFGGSSTFTRRSQWTVEQLRQVNGINPNKDSPEFDLVFDNTVDQWVASSAAEKCIFVQILYHACQTYWEGKAGSLGKAGKLGKVSNQRRVSQGAHHEVRAGPSDSPASASRTLQARRKSYIPPKQAEFINCQSKLTGDACTMNLVIYRCKAFLNRVKNMMVANQSHSHSRGQPGQRVRGSTMGNVVHRVNVALGERGDRLTRAEDKTVELMHKAQQFADTAHKLALKYSK